The Neurospora crassa OR74A linkage group IV, whole genome shotgun sequence genome has a segment encoding these proteins:
- a CDS encoding microsomal signal peptidase 18 kDa subunit, which produces MLSGLANPRQAAVQLMNFGLILSTAFMMWKGISVITDSPSPIVVVLSGSMEPAFQRGDLLFLWNRNVLAETSVGEIVVYNVKGKDIPIVHRIVRKFGKGPEAKLLTKGDNNVSDDTELYASGQDYLVRNDIIGSVFAYIPFVGYVTILLSEHPWLKTVMLGLMGLVVVLQRE; this is translated from the exons ATGTTGTCAGGCCTCGCAAACCCGCGGCAAGCTGCCGTCCAGCTCATGAACTTTGGCCTGATCCTGTCAACTGCATTCATG ATGTGGAAAGGTATTTCGGTTATCACAGATTCCCCGTCCCCGATTGTCGTCGTCCTGTCCGGTAGCATGGAGCCGGCCTTTCAGCGCGGCGACCTCTTATTCTTGTGGAACCGCAATGTGTTGGCCGAAACCAGCGTTGGGGAGATTGTTGTGTACAATGTGAAGGGCAAGGATATCCCCATCGTGCACAGGATAGTCAGGAAATTTGGAAAGGG ACCTGAAGCGAAACTGCTCACAAAGGGAGATAACAACGTCTCGGACGACACAGAGCTCTACGCAAGTGGACAGGATTACCTGGTTAGAAACGACATTATCGG GAGCGTTTTCGCCTACATTCCTTTTGTTGGCTATGTCACCATTCTTTTATCCGAGCACCCATGGCTCAAGACTGTCATGCTCGGACTGAtgggtttggtggtggttttgcAGCGTGAATAG